Within the Thermovenabulum gondwanense genome, the region TACTATTTGAACCTCCACCTGCTACAAATATTTCTTTTATTTCATAGGGCATATAACTATAACAATCATAAAAGGCAAATGCAAGGCTTTCATAAGCTGCTCTAAATATATTAGCTTTAGTATGTTTTGCATTCAGTCCTAATATTGCCCCGCAGGCTGATGGTTCCTTAAATGGTGCTCTTTCACCGTAAAGGTAAGGATGAATTACCACACCTTCACTTCCTATAGGCAGATTGGAAATAATTTTTTCTATATCATAAAAATTCATATCTGGTCCTAATAAATTTTTTATCCACTCTAAAAGGGTTGTTCCACTTTGAGATGCTATTACCCTTAAATATTTATCGGGAATAACATAACATAAAGTACTACCTATATCGTTATAAAGATCCACATCCTCACTTTCGATCAAAACCTCATTGCATAATGTAGTACCTATTATCGTACAAGCCTGCCCCTTTTTTTCAACACCTACTCCATATGCCACCGCTGAAACATCAATAGCTCCAGCAATAACCGGAACACCTTCAGCAATACCAGTTTGTTCACTTGCTAATTTGTTAACAAATCCTATTATTTCGTGAGACTGAGTTGGCTTAGGAAAACATTTATAATAATCTTCAATACCTAAAATTTGAAAATATTCTTCGCAGTATTCTCTTTTCTTTATATCAAAAGCAGCGGTAGAAGCATCTGTATAGTCAGTAGAAATCTCACCGGTCAAATTATAATTTATCCAGTCCTTACAGTGAAGAATATATCTAATATTATCTATATTTTTAGATGAGTATTCCAAAAACCATTTTAATATTGCGGTATTTGCACCAGTAAAAAGAGGAATAATATTATTTTTAAAACAAATTTCTCTTACCTTTTCTTCCTGTTTCAAAACAATATCCTTTGCCCGAGTATCATTCCATAGTATCGCATTATATACAGGTTTTTTATCTTTTCCCAATGGCCAAAAACCATCCCCCTGTCCTGTAACCCCAATGCCTATTATTTTATTTTTTAAGCCCTCATTTCTTTCTAATAAAGCTTTTATTACTTTAATTACTGCATTCCATGTTTCGTACATGTTCATTTCAACTTCTCCATTTTTCCCTACTGATACTTTGCAATTAGTAGATTCTACATCTATCATTTTTTCATAAATATCAAATAATCCTGCTTTTATCTTAGTAGTCCCGGCATCTATTCCTAAGATATAATCTTTTGTCATATTTTCACCCATTTATTTTAATAAATTTTATTTGTATGCTTTTTCTAAAGCCTGTTCAAAATCCTCTATAATATCTTCTATTTCTTCAACACCAACTGATACCCGTATCATGTTGTCTGGTATTCCCATTTTTAACCTCTCTTCTTTGGCAATTTTCCCATGAGTCATTGTAGCCGGATGTTGAACAAGCGTATCCAAATCCCCTAAACTTACAGCATAATGAGCCATTTTTAAATTGTTTATCACCCTCTGGGCATCCTTTAATCCACCTTTTACCATAAAACTAACCATCCCGCCAAAACCATTTTTAAAAAGCTTTTTAGCAAGTTCATGCTGGGGATGTTCTTCCAGTCCCGGATATACCACACCTTCCACATAAGGATGTCCTTTTAACCACCTTGCGAATTTATCGGCATTTTCACAGTGCTGTCGCATCCTCAAATGAAGTGTTTTCACTCCCCTTAAGCCAAGCCAGCATGCAAACGGGCTGGGTACAGGTCCAAATTCCTGATATATCCCACTTCTAATGTTTTCTATATAATCCTTATCTCCGAGTATAATTCCTCCGAGATGATCTCCATGGCCGTTTATATACTTTGTTGTGCTGTGAACAATTATATCAACACCAATATCATATGGTTTGAAAAGGTAAGGAGTTGTAAAGGTATTGTCTACAATTACTTTTAAGCCATTTTTTTTGGCAAAATCCACTGCTGTTGGAATATCAGGCACCTCGAGTGTAGGATTTAATATGCTTTCAATATAAATAAGTTTTGTATTTGGTTTTTTTGATTTTAAAAGCTCTTCTTCGCTTAATGAATCTACAAAAGTTATTTCTATTTTTAACTCTTTAAAGATTTTTGTAAAAAGTGCATGCGTTCCACCGTAAATGGTCTTTACCGAAATTATATGATCTCCGGGGTGTACAAAACTCAAAATGGCAAGGGTGATCGCTGCCATCCCCGAACTGGTTGCAAGTGCAGCAGGTGCATTTTCAAGAGAGGCAATTTTTTCTTGAAAACTATTCTGGGTGGGGTTCCTGGACCTACCGTAAGTAAATATTCCTTCTTTATTACCCGATAAGTACCTTTCCATTTTTTCAGGTGTAAACACGAAGGTACTTGTCAAAAACATAGGTAAATTCAAAGCACCGGTATCTTTATCAGGTTGCTGACCTGCATGGACAGCTTTTGTACCAAACCTGGCTCTTTTTATTTCCATTTAAATATTCCTCCTTATATATGCTTGAATATGGAATTTATGATATTTTTACAATTATCTTTATATGATTGCTACTATTTGTAACCATTTCTTCAAAACCTTTTTCAACAATTTCTTCTAAAGCTATTTCAGAGGTAATAACGTCTTCGCAGGGAACAATACCTTGCTTTATATATTCCAAAGCCTCTATCATTTCATCTACATATGCCTGAGAAGTCATTATGATTTTTTCGCCTTCTTGAAGGAGATTCATATCTATGATTGGTTTTTTCTCAAAAACCCCCATGACCATTATAATTCCCGCATTCTTTGCAGTTTTTATAGACAAATCCAACGTTGAATCAGTTCCAACACATTCAAAAACCACATCAGCCATTTTGTTTTCTGACCATTCTTTTACATATGTCACAACATCAATTTCTTTTGTACTTATAAATTCAGCACCTATTTTTTTTATTAAATTTGTCTTTTTACTGTTTCTTCCTATTACCAATATGCTTTCGGCCCCTTTTGCTTTTGCAGCTATCAAACAGCTCACAGCAATCATACCCGTGCCAACTATGACAATTCTTTTGCCTTTTAAATCTCCTATTAGTTTAGATGCATGAATTCCACATGCTAAAGGCTCTGCCAAAACCGCATCCCTTAAAGAAACTTCATCGGGTATCCTTATAAGCTGGTATGAAGGAACAACAATGTACTCGGCAAAAGCACCGTCATCGCTTACTCCATTAAATCCCAATTTTTCGCAAATATTGTATTTCCCTATTTGACAGTAATCGCACTGGCCACAAACTAAGCTTCCAGATGCTGAAACTCTTTCGCCAATCTTCCACCCTTTGACTCCTGGCCCTATTTCTACAATCTCCCCGGTAAACTCATGTCCCATTATTAAAGGCGCTGTTCTTCCCGTCAGTCGATGAGGTTTTTGGGCTGGAATAAAATTTGGCCCCAAGTATTCATGCTTATCCGTTCCGCATATTCCGGCGTAAGCCACTTTAATTTTCACCATATTATCTTTTATTTTTGGTTCTGGGACATCTTCTACTCTTATATCTTTGTGTCCGTACCAAACTGCTGCTTTCATTTTTTCCCCACCTTTAGTTAAATATATTATTTAGCAAGGTCTTAATTATCTGACTCGGAGGTTTACTATCGTTAAAATCAAAAATGTTCTCTTTACAAAGTTTTTCTGCAACCCTAATGGTTTTATCCATAAAATCTAAAGAAACCTCACATGCCGAATAAGGGTCATCACGGTAAGGGTATAAATCCAATGAATACCATCCTTTATACCCCATTTTTTCCAACCAGTAAAAAAATTCTATATACTGGGGAATATGTACCGTACCTAAAGGCATATCATCATCAGTGATAGAATAGTTATCATTAAGGTGTATATGAAATAATTTTTCGTACTCCATGAGTATGGAAGCTATTTCTGCAGGATTTTCTCCGCAGTTAAAAGCATGTCCGACATCAAGAGTAACTCCAACATTTTCGCAGCCCGTCAGTAAAGATAGAGCCAAAGCTTTTCCACCCGAATTAACAAGGCAATTCATTTTGGGTTCGCTTTTTTTATATTCAAGGGATAATTTAATATTTTTATTGTGTTGAGCGCATTCTTTTAGCCCAGATACCAGATATGAAAAAGCCGTATTATATTTGCACTGAAAAACATAATCAAAACCATCCTGACCGAGCCATAGGTTTACCACTTCTACCCCAATTTTTTCTGCCAAATCCATAGCACGCTTGGTAAGGTGAATGGATTTTTGCCTTCTGTCGTAATTTGTAGAGGAAAAGGATCCATTTTTCCATTCTTTATCGCAGACAAGTTCAACACCAAGCACACTTATTGCAAGTTTTTTTTTGTTCAAATATTCCATTACTTCCTTTGCATTTTGTTCGTCTATATCCTGCGGAAAGGTCAGCTCTACCGCACTTATTCCGGGTATTGTAGAAATAAGCTCGATCCTTTCATAAAAATTAAAATAAGGTTTATAGCCCTCGGAAACGTAACGGTCAGTACCTTTTCCAAAAGACCATATGCCTACACTAAGCTTTCGTTTATTCATTATTTCCCCTCGCTTTTCATTCTCCTAAATAAGCTTTTAATAAATTTTCATCAGACAAAAGCTCTTTACTTGTACCAGATTTTTCAATTACACCCGTTGACATAATATAGCCCCTGTCGGCAATTGATAAAGCTTTATATGCATTTTGTTCTACAATGAGTATTGAAGTACCTTTCTTCCTGATTTCTTTAAGAATGTCAAATATTTGATTAACGATAATAGGCGCAAGGCCCAATGATGGTTCATCTAACAGTAAAAGCTTTGGGTGTCCCATTAATCCCCTGCTTATTGCGAGCATCTGCTGTTCTCCTCCGCTCAAAAGACCCCCATACTGATTTTCTCTTTCTTTAAGCCTTGGAAAAAGAGTATAAACCCATTCTAAATCCTCTTTCACCTTTTTCTTGTCTTTGTTTAAAAATGCGCCAACCATCAGATTTTCATATACCGTAAGTTTAGGAAAAATTTGTCTGCCTTCAGGAACATGTATTATACCCATTTTCACGGATTGATATGAGACAGAAGGTATTTTCTTATTATAAAAAAGCACCTCTCCTGAAATAGGTTTCATCACTGAAGAAATTACCTTTAAAAGAGTTGTTTTACCTGCACCATTAGCGCCCAATACAGCAACTACTTCACCTTCATTTACTTCTAGACTAACACCTCGTAACGCTTTAATTCCTCCATAAGCAGCATTTACATTTATTACATTTAGCACGACTTATTTTCACCTCCGAGGTAAGCCTCAATTACCTGCTTATCTTTTTGTATCTCTTTTGGTGTACCTTTTGCAATGGTCTTACCAAAATTTAACACGGTAATTTCGTCGCAAATTGACATTACCACATCCATGTGATGTTCAATCATTAAAATTGTCAAATCAAATTTTTCATAAACATATTTTATAAAGCCTACTAATTCTTTAGATTCTTCTTTATTCATACCCGCAGCAGGTTCATCTAACAAAAGCAGCTTCGGCTTTAATGCAAGAGCTCTTGCAATTTCAAGCTTTCGTTGATGTCCATAAGGTAAATTTCCAGCTTTTTCTACCAGTCTATCACCGAGACCAACAATATTCAGCAACTCTAAACAAGTTTCCCTAATATGTTTTTCTTTCGATTTAAAATGCCCAAAATGAGTCACTGCAGTCAATAAATTGTAATTTGCATCTTTATGAGCTGCTATTAATACATTTTCTAAAACACTCAGCTGTGAAAAAAGCCTAATATTTTGAAATGTTCTCCCTATTCCTAAATTTGCAATTTCATATGGTTTTTTCCCCGTAATATCTTCATTATTAAATAGGACTTTGCCAGAATCTGGTTTGTATATACCGGTAATAAGATTAAAAATAGTGGTTTTCCCCGCCCCATTTGGACCTATAAGGCCGTGAATTGAGCCTTTTTTAATATCTATATTAAAATTATCGATGGCACATACTCCGCCAAACCTTTTCACAAGAGAATTAATTTCTAAAACTTGGCTCAACGTGCCATCACTTCCTTTCGTTTGCGCATTATAAAGTCTTTTATTCTTTTAATTGTTTCAAAAGATAACTCTTTATAGCCCATCAAACCATTGGGCTTTAAAATTATTATTAATACTACTGAAATTCCGTATAAAAGCATTCTGTAATTTGCAACAGCACGTAAAATTTCCGGAAGTAAAGTTAATATAGTCGTTGCTATAATTGAGCCTGTAATACTACCTAAACCACCAATGACTACAGTAATGGTAAGCTCAGCTGATTTATCAAGATTAAACATTCCTGGTGTAATAAACATGAAATAGTGGGCAAACAATGCACCAGCAAGTCCTGCAAAAACCGCACTAACAGTAAAAGAAAGTAGTTTAAAATAAGTAGTATTAATGCCTACAGCTTCAGCCGCCAATTCTTGTTCACGTATTGCCATAATATTTCGCCCGTATTTCGAAGTAATCAAGTTTCTTGTAATAATAATGCAAATGATGACAGCAATTACAACAACAGTTAAGTCCGTTTTTTGTGGAATTCCCGCATATCCCCTTGCACCACCAGTAATAGGATCCAAAAATTCAATCAAAACTCTTACGCATTCTCCAAATCCTAAAGTTGTAATTAGGAAATAATCTCCCTTTAAACCTAAGGTGAGTTTCCCCAGAGCAAAACTTATCAAAGCTGCAACCAGCATTCCTCCAAATATTGAAATTATAAAAGGAGTATGGTATTTTGTTGTTAGGATGGCGGATGTATATGCTCCGACTGCCATAAACCCTGCATTTCCGAAAGAAAAAAGTCTAGTAAATCCGGTCAATACCGAGACGCCCAATACAGCAATTATATTTATTCCAACTAAAATAATTATTCCTTCTAAATAGCTTGACATTTAAACACCTACCTTTTTAAGCTTTATCCTGTACTTCTATGCCAAAAAGCCCCGTTGGTTTAAATAAAAGTATTGCAATTAAAAGTCCAAATGTAAATAAATCTCTCAATCCAGAAATAACAAAACCTGATATAAAAACTTCCATAATCCCGATAATTAATGCACCAATTATAGCTCCTCTTACACTCCCAAGTCCTCCAAAAACTGAGGCAATAAATGCTTTCAAAGATACATTCCCCATTTGAGGATATACAGTATACTTTAGCCCTAAAAGAACACCTGCTGCACCTGCTAAAGAACCTGCTAAAAAGAAGACAAGGGCTATATAGTAATCTATATTTATACCCATTAAAGATGCTGTGTTTAAATTTGTAGATGCAGCTCTTACAGCAAGCCCGAATTTGGTTTTATTTATCAAAAACTCTAATAAAATAACTGCAATTAACACAATACATAAGGAAATTAAATCTAAAACTCCGAGTTTTATATTTCCTATGGCTATTGCTTTTACCGGAATTACAGGAGGAAATGTCCTAAATTTAGGTCCTATAAAAACTATTACCATGTTTTGAAAAGTAACAGACAGACCCATCGCTGCAATCATTAAAAACATTGTTGGAGCTTTATTCTTGCGAATTTGCCTATAGGCTAATCGCTCATTCATTATACTAATAAGACCTGCTCCTAATATCGCTGCAATACATGATAAATAAAAAGGTAGTTTAGCAGAGGCAACACATAAAAATCCGATATATGCGCCGAGCATTGCAACATCGCCATGTGCCCAGTTTGAAAAGCCAAGCAAACTATATATTAAAGCATATCCCGTTGCCATTAACGCGTATATACCGCCAATAGAAATTCCATTAACCAATTGTTGTAAAAACATTTTCCATCACCTTTTTCTGCATAATGGCTTTTTTTATTCGCGAGAGAAAGCCACGGGCTTTCCCTCGCATTTTTCTTTATTTAAGTTATGGAGCAAAATCCCCAACATATTCAAATTTTCCACCCGAAACTTTGTAAATGCTGCAGGGTTTTTCAGGATTATGTGTTTTTGGATCTACATTTATTGCACCCATCAAACCTTTAAAATCTTTTGTATTTTCAAGAGCATCTCTTAGAGCTACCGGGTCCACTTTCCCTGCTCTTTCAAGTGCATCTTTTATCCAGTAAAGCCCGTCTCTACCAAACAAAGCCTCAGTTTCCGGATTTATGTTGTATTCCTTTATGTAGCTTTCAGCAAAAGGCTTTGTTATGGGATTTGCAAAAGAAGGTTGTGATGTATAATAACATCCTTCTAAAGCAGGTCCTGCCATTGTTAAAAGTTCCTTTGAGTCCCAACCATCACCACCGAGGAAAATTGATTTTATCCCGAGTTCCCTTGCCTGATTTGCTATTAATGCTACATCTTTATATATCCACGGTATTAAAATTACATCAGGATTTAATGGAGCAATTTTACTCAATTGAGCCCTAAAATCATTATCACCCGAGTGAGCATCA harbors:
- a CDS encoding FGGY-family carbohydrate kinase; translation: MTKDYILGIDAGTTKIKAGLFDIYEKMIDVESTNCKVSVGKNGEVEMNMYETWNAVIKVIKALLERNEGLKNKIIGIGVTGQGDGFWPLGKDKKPVYNAILWNDTRAKDIVLKQEEKVREICFKNNIIPLFTGANTAILKWFLEYSSKNIDNIRYILHCKDWINYNLTGEISTDYTDASTAAFDIKKREYCEEYFQILGIEDYYKCFPKPTQSHEIIGFVNKLASEQTGIAEGVPVIAGAIDVSAVAYGVGVEKKGQACTIIGTTLCNEVLIESEDVDLYNDIGSTLCYVIPDKYLRVIASQSGTTLLEWIKNLLGPDMNFYDIEKIISNLPIGSEGVVIHPYLYGERAPFKEPSACGAILGLNAKHTKANIFRAAYESLAFAFYDCYSYMPYEIKEIFVAGGGSNSIILCQMFSDMINLPVKKNCNEENGILGVVKLVKKSLGITDKNFEKNKDFEVFYPDYGNHLQYKNSFNLYKMLQVELRKFWEQRQVFS
- a CDS encoding trans-sulfuration enzyme family protein produces the protein MEIKRARFGTKAVHAGQQPDKDTGALNLPMFLTSTFVFTPEKMERYLSGNKEGIFTYGRSRNPTQNSFQEKIASLENAPAALATSSGMAAITLAILSFVHPGDHIISVKTIYGGTHALFTKIFKELKIEITFVDSLSEEELLKSKKPNTKLIYIESILNPTLEVPDIPTAVDFAKKNGLKVIVDNTFTTPYLFKPYDIGVDIIVHSTTKYINGHGDHLGGIILGDKDYIENIRSGIYQEFGPVPSPFACWLGLRGVKTLHLRMRQHCENADKFARWLKGHPYVEGVVYPGLEEHPQHELAKKLFKNGFGGMVSFMVKGGLKDAQRVINNLKMAHYAVSLGDLDTLVQHPATMTHGKIAKEERLKMGIPDNMIRVSVGVEEIEDIIEDFEQALEKAYK
- a CDS encoding alcohol dehydrogenase catalytic domain-containing protein, whose amino-acid sequence is MKAAVWYGHKDIRVEDVPEPKIKDNMVKIKVAYAGICGTDKHEYLGPNFIPAQKPHRLTGRTAPLIMGHEFTGEIVEIGPGVKGWKIGERVSASGSLVCGQCDYCQIGKYNICEKLGFNGVSDDGAFAEYIVVPSYQLIRIPDEVSLRDAVLAEPLACGIHASKLIGDLKGKRIVIVGTGMIAVSCLIAAKAKGAESILVIGRNSKKTNLIKKIGAEFISTKEIDVVTYVKEWSENKMADVVFECVGTDSTLDLSIKTAKNAGIIMVMGVFEKKPIIDMNLLQEGEKIIMTSQAYVDEMIEALEYIKQGIVPCEDVITSEIALEEIVEKGFEEMVTNSSNHIKIIVKIS
- a CDS encoding sugar phosphate isomerase/epimerase family protein, whose product is MNKRKLSVGIWSFGKGTDRYVSEGYKPYFNFYERIELISTIPGISAVELTFPQDIDEQNAKEVMEYLNKKKLAISVLGVELVCDKEWKNGSFSSTNYDRRQKSIHLTKRAMDLAEKIGVEVVNLWLGQDGFDYVFQCKYNTAFSYLVSGLKECAQHNKNIKLSLEYKKSEPKMNCLVNSGGKALALSLLTGCENVGVTLDVGHAFNCGENPAEIASILMEYEKLFHIHLNDNYSITDDDMPLGTVHIPQYIEFFYWLEKMGYKGWYSLDLYPYRDDPYSACEVSLDFMDKTIRVAEKLCKENIFDFNDSKPPSQIIKTLLNNIFN
- a CDS encoding ABC transporter ATP-binding protein, coding for MLNVINVNAAYGGIKALRGVSLEVNEGEVVAVLGANGAGKTTLLKVISSVMKPISGEVLFYNKKIPSVSYQSVKMGIIHVPEGRQIFPKLTVYENLMVGAFLNKDKKKVKEDLEWVYTLFPRLKERENQYGGLLSGGEQQMLAISRGLMGHPKLLLLDEPSLGLAPIIVNQIFDILKEIRKKGTSILIVEQNAYKALSIADRGYIMSTGVIEKSGTSKELLSDENLLKAYLGE
- a CDS encoding ABC transporter ATP-binding protein; the protein is MSQVLEINSLVKRFGGVCAIDNFNIDIKKGSIHGLIGPNGAGKTTIFNLITGIYKPDSGKVLFNNEDITGKKPYEIANLGIGRTFQNIRLFSQLSVLENVLIAAHKDANYNLLTAVTHFGHFKSKEKHIRETCLELLNIVGLGDRLVEKAGNLPYGHQRKLEIARALALKPKLLLLDEPAAGMNKEESKELVGFIKYVYEKFDLTILMIEHHMDVVMSICDEITVLNFGKTIAKGTPKEIQKDKQVIEAYLGGENKSC
- a CDS encoding branched-chain amino acid ABC transporter permease, translated to MSSYLEGIIILVGINIIAVLGVSVLTGFTRLFSFGNAGFMAVGAYTSAILTTKYHTPFIISIFGGMLVAALISFALGKLTLGLKGDYFLITTLGFGECVRVLIEFLDPITGGARGYAGIPQKTDLTVVVIAVIICIIITRNLITSKYGRNIMAIREQELAAEAVGINTTYFKLLSFTVSAVFAGLAGALFAHYFMFITPGMFNLDKSAELTITVVIGGLGSITGSIIATTILTLLPEILRAVANYRMLLYGISVVLIIILKPNGLMGYKELSFETIKRIKDFIMRKRKEVMAR
- a CDS encoding branched-chain amino acid ABC transporter permease — translated: MVNGISIGGIYALMATGYALIYSLLGFSNWAHGDVAMLGAYIGFLCVASAKLPFYLSCIAAILGAGLISIMNERLAYRQIRKNKAPTMFLMIAAMGLSVTFQNMVIVFIGPKFRTFPPVIPVKAIAIGNIKLGVLDLISLCIVLIAVILLEFLINKTKFGLAVRAASTNLNTASLMGINIDYYIALVFFLAGSLAGAAGVLLGLKYTVYPQMGNVSLKAFIASVFGGLGSVRGAIIGALIIGIMEVFISGFVISGLRDLFTFGLLIAILLFKPTGLFGIEVQDKA